In one Saimiri boliviensis isolate mSaiBol1 chromosome 3, mSaiBol1.pri, whole genome shotgun sequence genomic region, the following are encoded:
- the ADH7 gene encoding all-trans-retinol dehydrogenase [NAD(+)] ADH7: MGTAGKVIKCKAAVLWDQKKPFSIEEIEVAPPKTKEVRIKILATGICRTDDHVIKGKMVSKFPVIVGHEATGIVESIGEGVTTVKPGDKVIPLFLPQCRECNACCNPDGNLCIRSDITGRGVLADGTTRFTCKGKPVYHFMNTSTFTEYTVVDESSVAKIDDTAPPEKVCLIGCGFSTGYGAAVKTGKVKPGSTCVVFGLGGVGLSVIMGCKSAGASRIIGIDLNKDKFEKAMTVGATECISPKDSTKPISEVLSEMTGNNVGYTFEVIGRLDTMIDALASCHMNYGTSVVVGAPPSAKMLTYDPMLLFTGRTWKGCVFGGLKSRDDVPKLVTEFLAKKFDLDQLITHVLPFKQINEGFELLNSGQSIRTVLTF, translated from the exons ATGGGCACTGCTGGAAAA GTTATTAAATGCAAGGCAGCTGTGCTTTGGGATCAGAAGAAACCCTTCTCCATTGAGGAAATAGAAGTTGCCCCACCGAAGACTAAAGAAGTTCGCATTAAG ATTTTGGCCACAGGAATCTGTCGCACAGACGACCAtgtgataaaaggaaaaatggtgTCTAAGTTTCCAGTGATCGTGGGACATGAGGCAACTGGCATTGTAGAGAGTATTGGAGAAGGAGTGACTACAGTGAAACCAG GTGACAAAGTCATCCCTCTCTTTCTGCCACAGTGTAGAGAATGCAATGCTTGCTGCAACCCAGATGGCAACCTTTGCATTAGGAGCGA CATTACTGGTCGTGGAGTACTGGCTGATGGCACCACCAGATTTACATGTAAGGGCAAACCAGTCTATCACTTCATGAATACCAGTACATTTACTGAGTACACAGTGGTAGATGAATCTTCAGTTGCTAAGATTGATGACACAGCTCCACCTGAGAAAGTCTGTTTAATTGGCTGTGGGTTTTCCACTGGATATGGGGCTGCTGTTAAAACTGGCAAG GTCAAACCTGGTTCCACTTGTGTCGTCTTTGGCCTGGGAGGAGTTGGCCTGTCAGTCATCATGGGCTGTAAGTCAGCTGGTGCATCTAGGATCATTGGGATTGACCTGAACAAAGACAAATTTGAGAAGGCCATGACTGTGGGAGCCACTGAGTGTATCAGCCCCAAGGACTCTACCAAGCCCATCAGTGAGGTGCTATCAGAAATGACAGGCAACAATGTGGGGTACACCTTTGAAGTTATTGGGCGTCTTGACACTATG ATTGACGCCCTGGCATCCTGCCATATGAATTATGGAACCAGCGTGGTAGTAGGAGCTCCTCCATCAGCCAAGATGCTCACCTATGACCCAATGCTGCTCTTCACTGGACGTACATGGAAGGGATGTGTCTTTGGAG GTTTGAAAAGCAGAGATGATGTCCCCAAATTAGTGACTGAGTTCCTGGCAAAGAAATTTGACCTGGACCAGTTGATCACTCATGTTTTACCATTTAAACAAATCAATGAAGGATTTGAGCTGCTCAATTCAGGGCAAAG CATTCGAACTGTCCTGACGTTTTGA